Proteins encoded by one window of Methylovirgula ligni:
- the fae gene encoding formaldehyde-activating enzyme encodes MATLRIDRVLVGEALVGDGNEVAHIDLIMGPRGSAAETAFCTTLTNQKVGDNALLALIRPNLMTKPATVMFNKVDIKNGDQAGKMFGPAQQGIGKAVIDSVKSGIIPRDEAANIFICVGVFIHWDAKDDAKIQKWNYEATKIAIERAVKGEPSIDEIISKEDS; translated from the coding sequence ATGGCTACGCTTAGGATTGACCGCGTTCTCGTTGGCGAAGCGCTTGTCGGAGATGGCAACGAAGTGGCGCATATCGATCTCATCATGGGGCCGCGGGGAAGTGCTGCCGAAACCGCCTTCTGCACAACTCTGACCAATCAAAAAGTGGGAGATAATGCTCTCCTCGCGCTTATCAGGCCAAATCTGATGACCAAGCCGGCGACTGTGATGTTCAATAAGGTTGACATAAAGAATGGCGACCAGGCCGGTAAAATGTTCGGGCCGGCTCAGCAGGGGATTGGGAAGGCTGTCATAGATTCAGTTAAATCGGGAATCATCCCCAGGGATGAGGCCGCTAATATTTTCATCTGCGTTGGCGTCTTTATTCACTGGGACGCAAAAGACGATGCGAAGATTCAGAAATGGAACTACGAAGCGACCAAAATCGCAATCGAGCGCGCCGTAAAGGGTGAACCGTCGATCGATGAAATCATTTCCAAAGAGGATAGTTAG
- a CDS encoding TCR/Tet family MFS transporter has product MNRPLVVIFATVGLDAAGIGLIFPILPRLLEDVTHTQNIAPYIGIMTALYAVMQFIFAPVLGALSDNLGRRPVLLLSLAGAAINYLVMAFAPQLWMLILGRAIAGLTSANVSVATAYITDISPEDTRARRFGLFNAMFGVGFIIGPVLGGLLGDTWLRLPFIAAAVLNACNLLLALFILPESHKPARRKIDLTALNPLRPLRWVFSMKGLLPIVLVFFLLSATGEAYGTCWALWGFDTFQWNGLWIGLSLGTFGVCQTLVQALLPGPATRLLGERGAVLVGIAFACIALVILAFASHGWIVFAIMPIFALAGIGTPAFQALATRQVDVGRQGQLQGVLASAVSLASIFGPLGFSIFYFVVQKQWPGAIWLSVAVIYAIAVPLVVLGTRTDRARPTASLRP; this is encoded by the coding sequence ATGAACAGACCCCTTGTCGTTATTTTCGCCACGGTCGGCCTCGACGCCGCAGGCATCGGCCTCATCTTTCCGATTCTCCCGCGGCTTCTTGAGGATGTGACGCACACCCAGAATATCGCCCCCTACATCGGCATAATGACCGCGCTCTATGCGGTCATGCAGTTCATCTTCGCGCCTGTGCTCGGCGCTTTGAGCGACAACCTCGGCAGGCGTCCCGTGCTGCTCCTTTCCCTCGCGGGCGCAGCGATCAATTATCTCGTCATGGCATTCGCGCCGCAGCTTTGGATGCTGATACTCGGCCGCGCAATCGCCGGGCTGACCAGCGCCAATGTCTCCGTGGCGACGGCCTACATCACCGACATTTCGCCCGAGGACACGCGAGCCCGCCGCTTCGGCCTGTTCAACGCCATGTTTGGTGTAGGCTTCATCATCGGCCCGGTTCTCGGTGGACTGCTCGGCGACACCTGGCTGCGGCTTCCGTTCATCGCCGCCGCCGTGCTGAACGCCTGCAATCTTCTGCTGGCTTTGTTCATCCTGCCGGAGTCTCACAAACCGGCCCGCCGCAAGATCGATCTGACTGCGCTCAACCCGCTCCGGCCGCTGCGTTGGGTATTCTCGATGAAAGGGCTTCTGCCCATCGTCCTCGTGTTCTTCCTTCTCAGCGCCACCGGAGAGGCCTACGGCACCTGCTGGGCGTTGTGGGGCTTCGACACGTTCCAGTGGAATGGACTCTGGATCGGCCTTTCGCTTGGCACGTTCGGGGTCTGCCAAACGCTCGTGCAGGCGCTCTTGCCGGGTCCGGCAACCAGACTGCTCGGCGAGCGCGGCGCCGTTCTTGTCGGGATCGCCTTCGCCTGCATCGCCCTCGTCATCCTGGCCTTCGCCAGCCACGGCTGGATCGTGTTCGCTATCATGCCGATCTTCGCTCTTGCCGGCATCGGCACACCGGCGTTTCAGGCCCTGGCCACCCGGCAGGTCGATGTGGGCCGCCAGGGCCAGCTCCAGGGTGTGCTGGCATCGGCTGTCAGCCTGGCGTCGATCTTTGGCCCGCTGGGTTTCTCGATCTTCTACTTTGTCGTCCAGAAGCAATGGCCCGGCGCCATCTGGCTGTCGGTGGCCGTCATCTATGCAATCGCTGTCCCGCTGGTTGTTCTCGGCACTCGGACCGACCGGGCCCGACCGACGGCCTCGCTCAGGCCGTGA
- a CDS encoding TetR/AcrR family transcriptional regulator: protein MSPDRRSRKRLATRQAISDAATLLFIERGFDHVTVDEIAEAADVGRMTVFNHFPRKEDMFFDRDEEGREILRDALRQRDPGVAPIEALRLFAHRLVAERNPAVEFSARSQSFVETVEGSETLKARARAIRDELAQVMTLALAESVGREPTDSDAYLAANLLLATWTVAFIQAHRTVRQTRNAKKAKAAFLAIVDKGSIGLKAAMADTPYA, encoded by the coding sequence ATGTCGCCGGATCGCCGATCCCGTAAGCGCCTCGCCACGCGGCAGGCCATCTCCGATGCCGCCACGCTCCTCTTCATCGAGCGGGGCTTCGATCACGTGACGGTGGACGAGATCGCGGAGGCGGCCGACGTCGGGCGAATGACGGTGTTCAATCATTTTCCCCGCAAGGAGGACATGTTCTTCGATCGCGACGAGGAGGGTCGCGAGATCCTGCGCGACGCCTTGCGGCAGCGCGATCCCGGCGTCGCGCCGATCGAAGCCTTGCGCCTGTTCGCGCATCGGCTGGTTGCGGAGCGGAACCCTGCCGTCGAGTTTTCCGCGAGGAGCCAGAGCTTCGTAGAGACGGTCGAGGGCAGCGAAACCCTCAAGGCCCGGGCGCGGGCAATTCGTGACGAACTCGCGCAAGTCATGACGCTGGCCCTCGCCGAATCCGTTGGGCGAGAACCGACCGATTCCGACGCTTATCTCGCGGCCAACCTCCTCCTGGCGACGTGGACCGTCGCTTTCATCCAGGCTCACCGCACCGTTCGGCAGACGCGGAATGCAAAGAAAGCGAAAGCCGCCTTTCTCGCGATTGTCGACAAGGGCTCCATCGGCCTGAAAGCCGCGATGGCGGACACCCCTTATGCCTGA
- a CDS encoding FAD-dependent monooxygenase, producing the protein MEKQANDAALAPPDKGALVSGASFAGLTTAYWLKRLGYEVTVVEIAKGLKKGGTPVNIGEKAKDILKRMGLLEQVQANRLKMEGIEFKNADDVTEGGMWQQVDAARADDDWEIERDTLLDIMFGCVKDDVEFVFNNSIAALDETPNNINVSFKDGSKRSFALVFGCDGNHSLVRKLQFGEEAEYTHFLGQYFSITIVDKLLIKENTTQMYNLPGKAVMLNAYNNKTDIILCFSSEKEISYDYRDEEQQRKIISEQFTGQGWRTPELLEEVSKSKTFYFDKINQIRMPSWTKSRVALVGDAAYCASPAAGMGGSLAIIGAGALADAFAKNHGNFELAFQDYNESFRPFIEDVQVKAVNNLDLLIPKTEEGILERNRNPDRMLR; encoded by the coding sequence ATGGAAAAGCAAGCCAATGATGCGGCGCTCGCTCCGCCAGACAAAGGCGCACTCGTTTCCGGGGCAAGTTTCGCCGGACTGACAACCGCCTATTGGCTGAAGAGACTCGGCTATGAAGTGACGGTCGTTGAGATTGCGAAGGGCCTCAAAAAAGGCGGTACCCCCGTTAATATCGGTGAGAAAGCCAAGGACATTCTGAAGCGCATGGGCCTGCTTGAGCAGGTTCAGGCAAACCGCTTGAAGATGGAAGGCATCGAATTCAAGAACGCCGATGATGTCACGGAGGGGGGAATGTGGCAGCAGGTGGATGCCGCACGAGCCGACGATGACTGGGAAATCGAACGCGATACGCTTCTGGATATTATGTTCGGTTGCGTAAAAGACGATGTCGAGTTCGTTTTCAACAATAGCATCGCGGCTTTGGACGAGACGCCAAACAATATCAATGTTTCCTTTAAAGATGGCTCGAAGCGCTCATTCGCTTTGGTATTCGGCTGCGATGGCAATCATTCGCTTGTCCGAAAATTGCAGTTTGGCGAAGAAGCCGAATACACACATTTCCTCGGTCAATATTTCTCCATAACGATCGTCGACAAGCTGTTGATCAAGGAAAACACGACGCAGATGTATAATCTGCCGGGCAAGGCCGTGATGCTGAATGCCTACAATAACAAGACGGACATCATTCTTTGCTTCTCCTCGGAAAAAGAGATTTCCTACGACTATCGCGACGAGGAACAACAACGAAAGATCATTTCCGAGCAGTTCACCGGACAGGGCTGGAGAACGCCGGAATTGTTGGAAGAAGTAAGCAAGTCGAAGACGTTCTATTTCGACAAAATAAATCAGATAAGAATGCCGTCATGGACAAAAAGCAGGGTGGCACTTGTGGGCGATGCCGCCTATTGCGCCTCGCCGGCTGCAGGCATGGGCGGGTCGCTGGCAATCATTGGCGCCGGCGCGTTGGCTGATGCGTTTGCAAAAAACCACGGCAACTTCGAACTGGCCTTCCAGGATTACAACGAAAGTTTCCGTCCATTTATCGAAGACGTGCAAGTGAAGGCCGTAAATAATTTGGACCTGCTGATTCCGAAAACGGAAGAAGGCATTCTCGAAAGAAATCGAAACCCCGATAGGATGCTTCGATGA
- a CDS encoding NADP-dependent oxidoreductase, whose amino-acid sequence MKAAQFSRFGGPEVLEIVDLPDPHPAPGQIRIVVHAAGINATDCKLRSGLLSFGAGLPQTTGRDVAGIVDELGEGVTDVAIGERVFGVSDDGAGAAELALLTYRAPIPPPLGFVDAAGLPVALETATRSLDQLGVGRGTRLLINGAAGGIGSTAVQLAIARGARVIGTASVANHGYLRLFGAEPATYGEGMSERVRALAPDGLDAALDVAGSGVLAELIDLAGGPENVVTLADFDGAKQHGVRFSSGFQGHAFHALGEIGALIAAGRFWLPVERTYPLDEIAKAHRISEHGHVRGRLVLVIG is encoded by the coding sequence ATGAAAGCAGCGCAATTCAGCCGGTTCGGAGGTCCCGAGGTCCTTGAGATCGTGGATCTTCCCGACCCGCATCCCGCTCCAGGACAGATCCGCATCGTCGTGCACGCGGCCGGCATCAATGCGACCGATTGCAAGCTGCGCAGCGGTCTGTTGAGCTTCGGCGCGGGGCTGCCGCAGACGACGGGGCGCGACGTGGCGGGCATCGTCGATGAACTCGGGGAGGGTGTTACAGATGTCGCTATAGGCGAGCGGGTATTCGGCGTCTCCGACGATGGCGCCGGAGCGGCCGAACTGGCGCTGCTGACCTATCGGGCGCCGATCCCGCCGCCGCTCGGATTCGTCGACGCTGCCGGCCTCCCTGTCGCGCTTGAAACGGCCACGCGGAGCCTTGACCAGCTTGGCGTCGGTCGTGGAACGAGACTGCTCATCAATGGCGCCGCGGGTGGGATCGGCAGCACCGCTGTTCAACTCGCCATCGCCCGCGGGGCGCGCGTCATCGGCACCGCCAGCGTCGCCAACCACGGCTACCTTCGCCTGTTCGGCGCGGAGCCCGCGACCTACGGCGAAGGCATGTCCGAACGAGTCCGCGCTCTCGCGCCCGATGGCCTCGATGCCGCGCTCGACGTCGCCGGAAGCGGCGTGCTGGCGGAGTTGATCGATCTCGCCGGCGGCCCGGAGAATGTGGTGACCCTCGCCGATTTCGACGGCGCGAAACAGCACGGAGTGCGCTTCAGCAGCGGCTTTCAGGGCCATGCTTTTCACGCGCTCGGGGAAATAGGAGCGCTCATCGCAGCCGGGCGCTTTTGGCTTCCGGTCGAGCGAACCTACCCACTCGACGAAATCGCGAAAGCGCACCGCATCAGTGAGCATGGGCATGTTCGGGGCAGGCTGGTTCTAGTTATCGGCTGA
- a CDS encoding alpha/beta fold hydrolase, which yields MNATSDPRKIALLAACLVLGVMGLFAGYPATTLASDLQISAGCVTPPVASPIYAGAHERIARTSRGSIAYYRFGRGSPILLVTGFRATLSEWNAEFLAELAKRHEVIVFDNRGIGRSIPEASDFSLRDMTADTFALIEALKLRHPTLVGWSMGGVVVQQLAIGHPKAIGRMVLMSTLAPGNSSIAVPPGVEAILSGASGVTFNDVMSVLFPRASLSAAERCFRYEMYEPGDYRSPVISNVVTNGQSALLKAWSRDQSAAQSLPAIRIKTLILSGSDDGVVSAKNSEALRRLLPNARVVIIKRAGHAMMYQYPVALARKVGAFAKP from the coding sequence GTGAACGCGACATCTGATCCCCGCAAAATCGCCCTGTTGGCCGCCTGTCTGGTGCTGGGGGTCATGGGCCTGTTTGCGGGCTATCCCGCAACGACGCTCGCTTCGGATCTGCAGATTTCGGCCGGCTGCGTCACGCCACCCGTTGCATCGCCGATATACGCAGGTGCGCACGAGCGGATCGCGCGGACATCCCGCGGTTCGATCGCCTATTATCGGTTTGGCCGTGGCAGTCCGATACTGCTCGTCACCGGATTCCGTGCGACTCTATCCGAGTGGAACGCCGAATTCCTGGCTGAGCTGGCGAAGCGCCATGAGGTAATTGTTTTCGACAATCGCGGAATAGGCCGATCGATTCCCGAGGCATCCGATTTCAGTCTTCGGGACATGACAGCCGATACTTTTGCACTCATTGAAGCCCTGAAATTGCGGCATCCGACCTTGGTGGGCTGGTCGATGGGAGGCGTCGTCGTACAGCAACTTGCGATCGGCCATCCGAAGGCCATTGGTCGAATGGTGCTCATGAGCACCCTTGCGCCAGGCAATTCAAGCATAGCTGTGCCGCCCGGCGTCGAGGCAATTCTATCGGGCGCGTCGGGGGTCACATTTAACGATGTCATGAGTGTGCTGTTCCCGCGTGCGAGTCTTTCCGCAGCCGAGCGGTGCTTCCGCTACGAAATGTACGAGCCGGGCGATTATCGCTCTCCAGTCATTTCGAACGTGGTCACAAATGGACAGTCGGCGCTATTGAAGGCGTGGTCCCGCGACCAAAGCGCCGCGCAATCGCTTCCCGCCATCAGAATTAAAACTCTGATCCTTTCCGGTTCCGACGATGGCGTTGTCTCAGCCAAAAATTCCGAGGCGCTGCGACGTCTTCTGCCGAATGCGCGCGTGGTCATCATCAAGCGGGCCGGTCACGCCATGATGTACCAATATCCTGTGGCGCTCGCGCGGAAGGTCGGGGCATTTGCAAAGCCGTAG
- a CDS encoding PadR family transcriptional regulator codes for MRNRHIGGWDRHHSPPDIFSGRIHPHHHGEPPRHGGRHRGGRLFDYGDLRLLILAMIAEQPRHGYELIKAIEERLGGSYSPSPGVVYPTLSWLDDMGYATVEAEDSGRKRYRITAEGEAFLASNRAAAEELLSRLTSSTGEGPRAIPAGVVRAMENLKVALRLRLRRGSIDQAAGDAIAAALDAAAQIVERS; via the coding sequence ATGAGAAACAGACATATCGGCGGCTGGGACCGCCATCATTCACCGCCCGACATCTTTTCGGGCCGCATTCACCCCCACCATCACGGCGAGCCCCCGCGTCACGGCGGCCGCCATCGCGGCGGCCGGCTCTTCGATTACGGTGACCTGCGCCTGCTGATCCTGGCGATGATCGCCGAGCAGCCGCGGCACGGCTACGAGCTCATCAAGGCGATCGAGGAGCGCCTCGGCGGCAGCTATTCGCCAAGTCCCGGCGTGGTCTATCCGACGCTCTCCTGGCTGGACGATATGGGTTATGCCACCGTCGAAGCCGAGGACTCCGGCCGCAAGCGCTATCGCATCACCGCCGAGGGCGAGGCTTTTCTTGCGAGCAATCGCGCGGCAGCGGAGGAATTGCTGTCACGCCTGACCAGCAGCACCGGCGAAGGCCCACGCGCCATTCCCGCCGGGGTGGTGCGCGCGATGGAAAACCTGAAGGTCGCCTTGCGGCTGCGGCTGCGGCGCGGCTCCATCGATCAGGCAGCGGGCGACGCCATCGCCGCGGCACTGGATGCCGCGGCACAGATCGTCGAGCGAAGCTGA
- a CDS encoding DUF4405 domain-containing protein, translating into MSTSGISGGARVPPAPGQENSFGRFISRFATPLTAGLFLISAISGTALFFHWTPGTFHEMHEWLSLVLLAAFAFHLYKNWVPLLGYVRRGTLILPLAVCLIAAMPFVIPGVGGHNRGNPAFRLVPLLTHARLSDLAPVLKTTPDELIAALKKRGLTVRAPNETIEAVAIDSDKEVPEVLFSVIPGR; encoded by the coding sequence ATGTCGACGTCGGGGATATCGGGCGGGGCGAGAGTTCCGCCAGCGCCGGGGCAGGAGAATTCCTTTGGCCGCTTCATCAGCCGATTCGCGACCCCCCTGACGGCCGGCCTGTTCTTGATTTCCGCAATATCCGGCACCGCCCTCTTTTTTCACTGGACGCCGGGCACGTTCCACGAAATGCATGAATGGCTCAGCCTCGTCCTGCTCGCGGCCTTCGCGTTCCATCTTTACAAGAACTGGGTGCCGCTCCTCGGCTATGTCAGGCGCGGCACGCTCATCTTGCCGCTTGCCGTCTGCCTCATCGCGGCGATGCCCTTCGTCATTCCCGGCGTAGGGGGCCACAATCGCGGGAACCCGGCGTTCAGGCTTGTCCCTCTGCTTACGCACGCGCGCCTGTCCGATCTTGCGCCCGTGCTGAAGACGACGCCGGACGAATTAATAGCCGCGCTGAAGAAACGCGGTTTGACGGTCAGAGCCCCCAACGAGACAATCGAAGCGGTCGCGATCGATTCCGACAAAGAAGTGCCGGAAGTCTTGTTCTCTGTCATCCCCGGGCGCTGA
- a CDS encoding heme ABC transporter ATP-binding protein: MSASVVTARKVGYATRGKVLIDDVSLTLAAGQLTAVIGPNGAGKSTLLRVLAGELACSAGTVHYGGEDARTLPPWRLAARRAVMAQTARLAFPFSVREVAALGIDGIGRGLTRERRRAVVTTALEKAEVAHLADRIYQTLSGGEQQRVQFARALVQLSAGREASADQVLFLDEPTSHLDMSHQLQLMDEVRGLTASGVATFVTIHDLNLAAAYADRLVVMCGGRAVAQGGPHEILTTALIADVFGLDSRIGEPAPPGSAFILPHAHAEKRRSLRNGATGA; the protein is encoded by the coding sequence ATGAGCGCGTCTGTCGTCACCGCGCGAAAGGTCGGCTATGCCACGCGCGGCAAAGTGCTTATCGACGACGTTTCGCTGACGCTGGCGGCAGGGCAACTGACTGCCGTGATCGGACCGAATGGCGCGGGAAAGTCGACGCTCCTGCGCGTCCTCGCTGGCGAACTCGCCTGCAGCGCCGGCACTGTTCACTATGGCGGGGAAGACGCACGAACTTTGCCGCCGTGGCGGCTCGCGGCGCGGCGGGCGGTGATGGCGCAGACGGCGCGTCTCGCCTTTCCGTTCTCCGTGCGTGAGGTTGCCGCGCTTGGGATCGACGGCATCGGCCGCGGCCTGACGCGGGAACGGCGCCGGGCCGTTGTCACGACCGCGCTCGAAAAGGCGGAGGTCGCTCACCTTGCGGACAGAATCTACCAGACGCTTTCCGGCGGCGAGCAGCAGCGGGTTCAATTCGCCCGGGCGCTGGTCCAGCTATCGGCAGGCCGGGAGGCGAGCGCCGATCAGGTCCTCTTCCTAGACGAGCCCACATCGCATCTCGACATGAGCCATCAATTGCAATTGATGGACGAGGTGAGGGGGCTGACCGCAAGCGGGGTCGCGACCTTCGTAACGATCCATGACCTCAACCTTGCGGCGGCTTATGCCGACCGTCTCGTCGTGATGTGCGGCGGCCGGGCGGTCGCGCAAGGTGGACCGCACGAGATTCTGACGACGGCTCTTATTGCCGATGTTTTTGGCCTCGACAGCCGGATCGGCGAACCCGCCCCGCCCGGCTCCGCTTTCATCCTGCCGCACGCGCATGCGGAAAAACGCCGGAGCCTGCGGAATGGCGCCACAGGCGCCTGA
- a CDS encoding FecCD family ABC transporter permease, with translation MSEPSAVAGITPSLRGLIARRQRAIILLPVLALLLVGLAIFAAGEGPLAIAPSHIIDIIGAALRGVDQSSSRDALVVLDIRLPRVLLAIIIGANLAVSGALMQSLFRNPLADPGIVGVSAGAALAAASVIVLGDRYIPSGLPFGGLPVAAFAGALLTTMLLYLIATRDRQTSVATLLLAGIALGALAGAATGLLTFIGDDRQLRDLTFWSLGSLGGATWDKVAILGLPFLLLLAALPFLARGLNALSIGEAEAFYLGISVQRLKIAIIVLAALATGVSVAAAGVIGFVGIVVPQFLRLVQGPDHRLLLPACVLLGAALLLGADTCARTLVAPAELPIGILTAGIGAPFFLWLLLRRRQGFET, from the coding sequence ATGAGCGAGCCCTCCGCCGTGGCGGGCATCACCCCGTCTCTGCGGGGACTCATCGCGCGCCGCCAACGCGCCATTATCCTCCTGCCCGTCTTGGCTCTCTTATTGGTGGGGCTGGCGATCTTCGCGGCCGGCGAGGGACCGCTGGCGATCGCGCCAAGCCATATCATCGATATTATCGGCGCCGCTCTGCGTGGCGTCGATCAATCCTCCTCGCGCGACGCGCTCGTCGTTCTCGACATACGTCTGCCGCGCGTCCTGCTGGCGATCATCATCGGCGCCAATCTCGCCGTCTCCGGCGCACTGATGCAGAGCCTGTTTCGTAATCCCCTCGCCGATCCGGGAATCGTCGGCGTTTCGGCCGGTGCCGCACTGGCGGCGGCGAGCGTCATCGTCCTCGGCGATAGATACATTCCCTCCGGCCTGCCGTTCGGCGGCCTTCCGGTCGCTGCCTTCGCCGGCGCGCTGCTGACGACGATGCTTCTCTATCTCATCGCAACCCGCGATCGGCAAACCTCGGTCGCCACGCTTCTCCTCGCCGGCATTGCACTCGGTGCGCTGGCTGGAGCCGCCACGGGGCTTTTGACCTTCATCGGCGACGATCGCCAATTGCGCGACCTGACGTTCTGGTCGCTCGGCAGCCTGGGCGGCGCGACCTGGGACAAGGTCGCAATATTGGGCCTGCCATTTCTGCTGTTGCTCGCGGCCTTGCCATTTCTGGCGCGCGGATTGAATGCGCTATCAATCGGCGAGGCCGAGGCTTTTTATCTCGGCATTTCCGTCCAAAGATTGAAGATCGCCATTATCGTGCTGGCGGCGCTGGCGACGGGGGTGAGTGTCGCCGCCGCCGGCGTTATCGGCTTTGTCGGAATTGTCGTGCCGCAGTTTCTACGGCTGGTGCAGGGCCCCGACCACCGTCTTTTGCTGCCCGCCTGCGTGCTGCTCGGCGCGGCGCTTCTGCTCGGCGCGGACACCTGCGCGCGCACGCTCGTCGCGCCGGCGGAGCTGCCGATCGGCATTCTCACCGCCGGCATCGGCGCCCCCTTCTTCCTCTGGCTGCTGCTGCGCCGCCGGCAAGGTTTCGAGACATGA
- a CDS encoding heme/hemin ABC transporter substrate-binding protein produces the protein MLSLATTRLAATPASAPPQRIVALGGAITETLYALGEEQKIVGVDTTSLYPPDALRAKPNVGYFRAFSAEGVLSLKPTLVIAASAAGPEDSIKLLEESKVAVARLPDNFTAEGVESKITTLGHLTGTDAKAATLAKTVAQGFAQLATLRAKVHERAHVLFIIAMQGGRPLVAGTGTAADAVIALAGGVNVAQGFAGYKQMSDESIVAAQPDVVVMMANGKPPAPGEIFSLPAFKTTPAAAHGRLVALDGLYLLGFGPRTPQAAKDLFAAFYPGLK, from the coding sequence ATGCTGTCGCTTGCGACAACGCGGCTCGCGGCCACTCCGGCGTCAGCACCCCCACAGCGGATTGTCGCGCTCGGTGGCGCGATCACCGAGACGCTCTATGCGCTTGGGGAGGAGCAGAAGATCGTCGGTGTCGACACGACGAGCCTCTATCCGCCAGATGCGTTGCGCGCCAAGCCGAACGTCGGCTATTTCCGCGCCTTTTCCGCCGAGGGTGTGCTGTCGCTGAAGCCGACGCTGGTCATCGCCGCGTCGGCCGCGGGACCGGAGGATTCCATCAAGCTGCTGGAAGAATCGAAGGTCGCGGTGGCGCGCTTACCGGATAATTTCACCGCCGAAGGCGTGGAGAGCAAGATCACGACGCTCGGCCATCTCACCGGCACGGATGCGAAGGCCGCGACGCTCGCCAAAACCGTCGCTCAGGGTTTCGCGCAATTGGCCACGCTCCGCGCCAAGGTGCATGAACGCGCGCACGTACTCTTCATCATCGCAATGCAAGGCGGCCGTCCACTCGTCGCCGGCACCGGCACGGCGGCCGACGCCGTCATCGCGCTCGCCGGAGGCGTCAATGTTGCGCAGGGCTTTGCCGGCTACAAACAGATGAGCGATGAATCCATCGTCGCCGCGCAGCCCGATGTCGTGGTGATGATGGCCAACGGCAAACCGCCCGCACCCGGCGAGATTTTTTCGCTGCCTGCATTCAAGACGACGCCCGCCGCGGCGCACGGGCGGCTCGTCGCCCTGGATGGCCTTTATCTTCTCGGCTTCGGCCCGCGCACGCCGCAGGCGGCCAAAGATTTGTTCGCCGCTTTCTATCCGGGCCTGAAATGA
- the hemP gene encoding hemin uptake protein HemP, with the protein MAEEKNAASPSSGQKPETREVDVRELIGETKEVILLHAGERYRLRITANDKLILTK; encoded by the coding sequence ATGGCTGAGGAAAAAAATGCCGCGTCGCCGTCCAGCGGACAAAAGCCGGAGACGCGCGAAGTGGACGTGCGCGAACTGATTGGCGAGACAAAGGAAGTGATCCTGCTTCACGCCGGCGAGCGCTATCGCCTGCGCATCACCGCCAACGACAAGCTCATCCTGACAAAATAA